One Stratiformator vulcanicus genomic window, CAGCGGATGGCGGCGATCTTGCCAAAGTCGAAACCAGCCGAAGAACGTGATCGCGAAAATAGGTGTGAGAGAGATGATGCCGTGATGGCCGAGGATGCAGTGAAATAAATACATCGGCGGCGAATCAAGATTGCGGTCGATCCCTTGCGGATTGAGCCAGTAGCTGGGCACGCCCTCGTGGACGTAGCGGTAAAGCTCGGTGCCGTAATACGCGTAAAACGGTTTCCATCCACCGGTTTGGATGCGGAGCGACACGAAGTAGGTGATTGCCACCACGGCGGCAGCGGGCGCGGCATAGAGCAGAGTCCGCTTCCAATCCTTACTGGCCATCGCAGCGAAACAGATCGCACACCACGCCAAAGCTGGTAGTTCGTTGGCGACGGTTGCCGCCGCAAAGAATCCGACCGCGGCAAAATAGACGGCACTGCGTCGACCGTCGCTATAGATCGATAGCAGCGCGTAAATGGAAAAGACGAGCGTCATTGCCGCCGGCGTGTGGTTGTTCAGAACGACCGAGAATGGCGACAGGAAGGTCCCGAAGGCCAGAACTGCCGGCACGATCAGCCGCGCCGTTGATGATCTCGCATACCGATCGACGATTCGGCACGTCAGCCACAGAGCCGCAACCAACGGCAGCAGGTTGAGGATCGTCAATACATGTCGCGTCAGCAGCGTCGGTGACTGTGTGAGCGTGCGGTCGAGCGCCTGGCGATAGCCGGCGTAGATTCCTGCTGTGACCAAAGGGAGCAGTGGTGGTTTGCTGGAATAAAAGTGACCATCGACGAGTACTCGGTCGATCGTTCTCCATCCCGAATCCCTCTGCAGCCTGTCAATCTGAAAGGAATTCCGCTCCACCAGCGACCAGACCGTCGCCCAGCGCGAGCGATCATTCGCGCTTTGGAGCGGCTCGGCGTTCCAGATGGCCGCGGCGTGCAGTCCGGCAGCGACCACAATCACGATCAGGTAATAGTACCCGAACCGAATCTCGCCACCGGTCGGTGCCGAGGCGGGCGAGCCATCGGAGTGAGCCGATTCGGACGCACCGGGAATGTCTGTCATGCCGTTGAGGGAGCCGGAGGAGGGACGCATTTCAACCACTTCACTACAGCGACACCGCAACGTCAAACGGTGAATTTGAAGAGGGAGCGAATCGATAGCAGTTCGCAAACCTGCTTTCCGGCTGTAACGAACGGCGAGACTTTGACCGCTCCGGTCGTCCCACTTTTTGGCGGCATCGCGATGCTGCTAGCTCATTTCTCGTCCGCAACCGGCCCGAGTTCAGCGGGCGGCGATACCGCAGGGATTTGTGCACATCCCCTTTACTATTGCCAGCTGAGCATCGTGGTCACATCGCAAAACGTGCGTTTCCGATGTCTCGGTCAATCGTTGCCGTTCGGGTCGGCTGCGGTGCCGCCGCGTACTTCGACTGCTTTGCGGATGAGATCGGGAATAGAAGGAGCCCGCATTTTTTTCATGATCTTGGCCCGATGGGCCTCGACCGTCTTGAAGCTCACGCCGAGTTGATCACCGATTTCCCGGCTCGACAGTCCCTCGACTACCAAGTCCATCACTTCACTCTCCCGCGCGGTGAGCGATTCGTGCATCTGCCGGACGCTCATCACCCGCTGTCGGCGAGCCACGCATTCGCGATCCTTTTCGATCGCCCGCTGGACCTGTTCGATCAATACTTGATCGCTGACCGGCTTGGGCAGAAAATCGACCGCGCCTTTTTTCATCGAACGGACGGCGGAAGAAACCTCGGGATATGCCGTCAGGATGATAATCGGCATATCGATTCCGCGTTCGCGGAGGCGATCGAGAACTTCAATGCCGCTCAATTCCGGCATTCGCAGATCGAGCAGAATGCACCCGGGGACGTTCGGGTCCAACGTGCTTAAGAACTCCTGCGGAGAGAGAAACGTTTCGACCGAGATGCCGACCGACTCGATCAGAAACTTGTTCGAGCGAAGCACCTCGCCGTCATCGTCCACGATTCGAACGATGGCTTCGGGAGCGTCCAACATGCAAAGTTCGTCGCGTTCGGCAGTATTCGTCATGATTCCAAAGCGGCAGTTCGACAAGAAATAGCGATAGGATGGGATCGGTCCGACTCGCACCGCCTGAAAAACACAGGTCTACCGATCAGGAGCGACTTGCCATATAGACGCCCAGTGAAGAGAACGCTGCGATCTGTCTTATGATCGCTCACAACGAAAAATTGAGCATATCGAGAGGCGGGGCCGATTGCGAGTTTCCCATCAGAGATCACAATTGAATCGATCGCAACGAATTTGGGTCTTTGGTAAAGATCAGTGAGTCGGCATTGGTCGCTAAT contains:
- a CDS encoding response regulator transcription factor, with the translated sequence MTNTAERDELCMLDAPEAIVRIVDDDGEVLRSNKFLIESVGISVETFLSPQEFLSTLDPNVPGCILLDLRMPELSGIEVLDRLRERGIDMPIIILTAYPEVSSAVRSMKKGAVDFLPKPVSDQVLIEQVQRAIEKDRECVARRQRVMSVRQMHESLTARESEVMDLVVEGLSSREIGDQLGVSFKTVEAHRAKIMKKMRAPSIPDLIRKAVEVRGGTAADPNGND